TCTCTAGCTGAGCTGTTGCATCAAACTAATCCCGCACAAAATGCGTGCTTCTCCCAAAGCTTCTCTTGGCAGTGACTACTTAGCCAGGGACAGTCTTTCCCAGCTCTTGTTGCTATTAAATGTGGCCTGTGCCTGAATTCTCACGAACTGAATGCTGGAGTTTGAGTGAGGTGACCACACCTCACCTGGGCCTGAGCCAGGAGAACCTCCAGACACATTTCTTCCATGTTCTTTTCCACTTTCACCAGGTAAAGGATGGAAGCTTCGCTGAGCTTCTTGGAGAAGACAGGCAGAGTGCCCATCCGCCTGGCCCAGCCTCCAGCTCTTGCCTCCCCTACACGCACTGACTGGCTCAGTCTTCAGCCGAAGACTGGGatgccctcctgcctctctccactCTGGTTCTCTGCCTGTGAACCCTGGCTGCCATGGGCGCCCCAACACGCAACTCTGTCCCTGCAACTCAGAGACCCACTGggctcccccactccccctcccctgtaCCTTGGCCTGGACACTCTCTGGGTGGCAAACTGGACACTCTCAAGGCTCACCCCTCTCTCCAAATGGCTAAAACCTGTCATTTCATATACCATATATTTCCGCCTTCTAAAAATGTATGTAAGCTGGGAGGGCAAATCTGGACCCTATGTTTCCACCTGGGCCAGAAGCAGCAGAACCCTGCCTTTCAATGTGGCTTCACTTATTAGTGTTGACAATATAAAGCTTTCTATTTTGGGgtggagacacctgggtggctcagttggttaagtgtccgactcttgatttcggctcaggtcatgatctcacagttcatgggatcaagccccacgtggggctctgtgctgacagtgcacagcctgcttgggattcgctctctctccctctctctctgcccttcacacattctctctctcaaaataaataaacattaaaaaaaataaagccttctctttctgtatttgtataaaatacaaatattttcccaattcATCATCAATCTTCCTAACTTaatcttttactttcattttctatCACACGgacattatttttttgtgttcaaATCATTCAGGCTCTCCTCACATTTCTCATGTGTTGACATTGTACTTGAAGAAGCCCTTCCCACCCTTAATTTTCTAAGTTGTGGCCTGTGTTTgctcctgtttgttttcttttctctgcaatGTGTCAATTTTATTAAGATACCAGCACCCATCTTCAAGATTTCCAAACCATTCTTGAAGTCTTTCACCCACTTTTTCCCGAAACTAACATATTCACCGTGACCAGGAAATGTGAGAGGCTAAGAAAAAAGTTCAAGTTTCTCATTTGTTTGAAAGAACTTGTTCTTCTTTGAAGCCTCGGGACATGCCTTGCTTTAATGGAATGGTCGCCAGAAGTGTCAGGACAGTAACTGTCAAATCTGAATTCCCTCTTATTCAAAATACGGGTTGGATCAGTTTACAGGGAAGCTGTAATGAAGTAAGACCGACCAGGTGGCTTTAACCACAGAAGTGCATTGTCtccggttctggaggctgggagtctgagatccaggcgtGGACAGGGCTGGTTCCCTCTGAGGGCGGTGGGGGCGGGTGTGCTCCAtcttctttccttggcttggaGGTGACCATCTTCTCTCCATGTGTCATCACATTGTCTTACCTCTACTTCAGTGTCTCTgcgtccaaatttcccctttttataaggacgcCACCCATACTGAATTAGTGCCCatcctaatggcctcatttttttAGACTTGATTTCCTCCGTAAAGACCTAACcaccaaataagatcacattctgaagtactaggGGGTTAGGACCTCAACACATGAACAGGGTGGTGGGGATAGGGGCACACAATTCACCCACAGCATTCGTGTACCCGGTCACATCAAATTCACTACAAGTGCTTTCTCACTGCTTTGCTTATGCTGTGGGAAAGGCCCTTAAAGATCATCTTATCTACaccttttattttatagatgaagaaatggggGCTTGGAAGGAGGAAGGATTTGCCCAAGGGCACATACTAGTTTATAATAGAACCACTACTTTCCcattccccatccccacctccatcTTTTGATAGGCACATCATACTAACTGGCTTATGTCCTCCAGATTGTCTGGGCAGATGGAGAAGAGAATGGGATGAACGGGATATAGGACTTGAATCAGAGCAGTCGAGGTGAAACCTGGGATCCTGCTTCAGTCTTTTGAGTTTCACATCCTTTGTCTCTCAAAGAcaaaactcaggggcgcctgggtggctcagctggttaagcacctgactcttgatttcagctcaggtcatgatctcatggtttgtgagttcgaaccctgtgttgggctctgtgctgacagcatgaagcctgctgggtattctctttctcctctctctctgcccctcccccaatgtctgtctgtctctttctctctcaaataaattaatttttaaaaaagacaaatcccAGAACCCTGTCTTCTCAACTcaacaaagaaaatgagacaatCCTCCTGAAAATGCCTTATAAAGGATAACTCTTTATCTCAAAACAAGATTTGAAACCATAAACGGGCACATTGGTGTGTAGATAACATTTTATAGCACTTAAGAGAGGCAATGATATCAGACTACAACTAACATGATTTTAGGACCCACTGAGAGCGTGTCAGACATGGTGGAGGGGAGCATAAAAGTTAAagaccaaggggcgcctgggtggctcagtcagttgagtgtctgactttggctcaggttatgatctcccggttcatgggttcgagccctgcatcaggctctgtgctgacagttcagcttcagatctgtgtctccctctctctctctgaccctctcccatttgcactctgtctctctctcaaaaagaaataaacattaaaaatctgtaaataaatttaacacaGTGTTTAAAACTTGACatgtaattgtttaaaaaaaaaaaaagttaaagacttTAATGATTAGCTTCTGACACCAGATCTTAGAGGTCAGTATCAAGAATCTCATCCCATCTCCCCATCCCAGACACTCTGTGTCGTCTTCCTAGGGGTTTCTCTAGGTCTTACAGGTCACAGGAGGGAAGTACAGAGACCATCACTCACTAGAGAATGACAGGCCAGGGTGAGCAGCCCCTGACGAGACAGGACTTCCTAGTGGAGAGAGCAGTTTTTCACCAATACATGCACAGTCACTCAGGATGAACTCTGCTCATGGGTCTATGTATCCAAATCGGCACCCAGGCTGCTGGACAGGTTGTCACCAATAAACTGGCCAGAGGATTGAAGGCTGGTTCCAAAGGACCCCTCAGCCTTGGACTCAAGGCCTGGCCGTGGTCTTGGCATGTCAGGTATAGATCATGGCTTATTTCATGCAAGTGTGGCTTTGCTTTCTTTAGGACACCCattgccctggggcgcctgggtggctcagtcagttaaacatctgactctggataTTGTGATCTCActgtcacgggatcaagccccatgttgggctctgtgctgagcgtggagtctgcttgagattctctctttgtctgcccctcccccactcactctctctctcaaaataaataaacttaaaaaaaaataaaaaaaggatccCTATTACCCTGACCTGGGTGGCATGTCCCACAGAGAGATTTCCAAATCTGAATGTGCATCAGTAAataagttaggggcgcctggatggctgagtcagttaagtggctgactcttgatttcagctcaggtcatgatctcaaggttcgtgagtttgagccctgtactgggctccgtactgatggtgtggagcctgcttgggatcctgtttcttcctccctctctgcccctccccagcttgctccttctctctcaaaataaataaataaactttaaaaagtaaaataaaaaacaggggcgcctgggtggcgcagtcggttaagcgtccaacttcagccaggtcacgatctcacggtccgtgagttcgagccccgcgtcaggctctgggctgatggctcggagcctggagcctgtttccgattctgtgtctccctctctctgtgcccctcccccgttcatgctctgtctctctctgtcccaaaaaaaaaaaaaaaaaaaaaatgttaaaaaataaataaataaataaataaagtaaaataaaaaacaataagtTAAAGTGGGCCCTACCCCAGTTCTGTTGAACTAGAACCAATGAGGCTGGATCCGGTATCCGTATCTCAGTTACTTTCCCCATGTGGTCCTCACGCCAGAAGGACTGCATTTGCAAAGCACTTCTGTTTCATCCTGCCAGTATTTCTGCAGTAGCTACAGCCACTGTTATATTAAACTGCCTCCAcggggggaagagacagagaagaagtaACAGTTTGCTCTTCCCCATCTGAGCTGTTTAGCCCATTTTTGGGCAATGTACCAACAGTGTATCTTAGGATGGGAACTGCCTAACTGTGGAACATCCAGACAAGGTGGTGGGGGAGAAAGGACTACGCAAACTGTCTTGAAGAATCCCCTTCTTCAAAGTAATCCAGGCTTTCATGGCACAGAAGAGAAACCTGAATAGGGACAGAGTATCTGCCTTCTAGTATTGGGAAGCTAGCTTCATCAGGAGGAAGAGTGGCCTTCCATTTTGTTATGGAAGGACCCAACCAGCTATGATGGCTGAAAGCATCATGAATGAAATTTAAGTGCAAACTGGCTTCCTAGGAGTTGAACTTCTCCAGGGATGAGTCATGTGTCCTTCACACAGCAGTGCCTCTTCCACCAGTGGGGAGCTGTGGGAGGGCCCCAGGCCCAAGGATACTGTGCAGGAACCCCAAGGCTGTCTGCATGTTCTCTGAGACCTCGTCCGAGTCTGAAAGTTGATGATCGCAAACAAAGGAGACGCTCAGTCCCTGTGCCTTGGATCAACTACTTTCTAACGATCTCGGCCTTATTCAGGTAAAACCGACAAAAAGtggaaagatatttaaagtgtgcatccaggtgatttgatatatgtatccACCATGAAAGGATTCTTCCcatccagttaattaacatatcgaTCACCTCACATGCTCACCTTTTTTGGGGTTAGAACACTTAAGTTCTTAGCAAATTTCACTTATACAACACAGTGTTATCAACTGTGGTTCCCATGTTTTATTTGAGATCCTTAGACCTCATTCATCTTATCACTGAAAGTCTGCACCCTGGCAAACCTCTCTTTTaccttctgtttctatgagtttgacctttttttttttttttttaagattccacacatAAAGGATACCAcgcagtatttctctttctctgtctagcttatttcactcagcacaatgccctcgaggtccatccgtgttgtcacaaatggcaggatatccCTCAGATCTCCATGCATGTACCTTACACCTTCTTTAGCCATCCATCCGTTGATGGACACAggttatcttggctattgtgaataatgctgcagtgaacacaggagGGCAGACATCTCTTTAAtatcctgctttcattttctctcggtatatacccagaagtggggttgtgggatcatatggtagttctgtgtTGAGAACCCTCCACGTTGTTTTCTGGGTGAACTGATTTGACTTCACTTATGCCTGGGTGGGGCTAATTAGAAATACGTAAgtgatgaaaatacaaaataaaactctagGCCCATCCTGAATAACAGATGTGCTTCTCATCAAAGTTCAAACAGCGGATGGAAAGCAGGACTCagagccaagatgtggaaacgacccaggtgtccatcaacagatggatgAACTAAATGCGGtatgtaaatacatatgtgtatcaTATTGTTATCATATTATTATGAAAGGAACACGCAAAAACATGTAGACACACGATGGCTATTACGCATCCTTAAGAGGAAGGGAACTGtgacatgctataacatggatgaggCTTGAGGACattttgctgaatgaaataagtcagaaacgAATGGACAAACACTGCATGCTTCCATGATGGGGGGTACCTGGAAGTGGCCGtgtccatagagacagaaagtaggatggtggttgccaggggctggggcggggtgggggaaggtggggaggtggTCCTTACCGGGTGCAGAGTTGCAGCTTCAGgcaagataaaaaagttctggagacggatggtgcTGAGGGCAGCGCAATAGCACAATAATGTATGTGTGCCtcatgccactgaattataccattaaaaatggttaaaatgatgaattttatgttatgttattttaccaaagaaagaaagaaagaaagaggaaggaaggaaggaaagaaagaaagaaagaaagaaaggaaggaaggaaggaaggaagaaagaaagaaagaaagaaagaaagaaagaaagaaagaaagaaaaaggaaggaaggaaggaaagaaggaaggaaggaaaggaaggaaagaagaaagaaaagaaagaaagaagaaagaaaaagaaaaaaagaaagaaagaaagaaaaggaaggaaggaaggaaggaaggaaagaaaggaaggaaagaagaaagaaaagagaaagaaagaaagaaagaaagaaagaaagaaagaaagaaagaaagaaagaaagaaagaggaaggaaggaaggaagaaaagaaagaaagaaagaaagaaagaaagaaagaaagaaagaaagaagaaagaaaaagaaaaaagaaagaaagaaagaaaaggaaggaaggaaggaaggaagaaagaaaggaaaaggaaggaaagggaagggaagggacaggagggaaggagaggggagagagggtaggtgagagaagggagaggaggggaggggaggggaagggaggggagggaaaggaaaggaaaggaaaggaaaggaaaggaaaggaaaggaaaggaaaggaaaggaagaaagggcaaGTCTCAGATGCCCGGGTGAGAAGCAGAGGTAGGAGGTAGGTAGGAGGAAGGAGGTTCAGACGACGCTTCCTCTGATACCACAGGGACAACCAGTTGGCCATCCGCATTACTACATCCACACTTTCATGCGTCTCCCCACTTCAATAAAACAGATTCTGTCCTGGCGATTTTTCCATTTAGTCTTCTTGTGCGTGTGCCATTTTCTTCTTAGGATACACAAATggtagtgaaatttctgggtcaggAGTGATACACATGCTCACAAACTTTAGCTGCAGACCGGAGCTGATTAATGGCAACTGACAGGCAGGTTTGGAGCGACCCATAGACTTCAGAAACTGTAGACACCATTTGAAGCGTGTGTGAGCACGCTTCAAACAGTCTCCCCAAAAAGTCTCTTGGGCTTGGTAGAGCATGAGTGTCCCTCCAGCCCAGAATCGCATCAGTAAACATAGTGTCAGTAAACATCGAGCACAGGAGCTCTGTCAAATTCGGCATTTTGAACTAGCTTTTAACCCAACAAATCAATGTCCCTGGGACCTTCTTTACATACTGATTTCACTCTCACAAGGTCTTACCTTCCTGCTAAATTTCCTtgttggcttcctccctctcccgcCAGACTGCGCCTTGAAATAGGAGTAGAGGGGTGGAGAGAGTCTGACATGGTTCAAGTTCAGCATGGAGGGAGCCTGGCATCTGCTGGAGAGTGGTCCAGACTCTGGAGGACAGTTCTGGAGGACGGTCCAAGGCTGGGTTGGTGGCAGGAGATATCCTTTACCCCGATCTCCAAAGTGGACACCTGTCTGGCAGTTACGCGTGTTTTCCTTCAAACTGGTTGCCAGGCTGGAATGACCGATGACATCAGAGGCTTCTGACCTTCCTGATTGGAAGGATCAAACTCCATACTGCTTAGCAGCGGAGGTGGACAACAGCATCTTCTCAGAGCTTTTCTTCACTTCCAGCTTTTCCCCAGCTTAGAGAAGTGATAACGGGCTTGTGTTCAGCCAGAATCCAGAAGAGGAGTTTGAGCAGAACACAATCTAAGTTttctggaagggaagaaagagtttGGGAGAAATCATGGCCGGTTGTCAACCGTGTTCCCAGTCTGAGGACCAGAGCCCACAGCCCAGCTGCTCAGGGTACCCCCTGGAGGCAGTAAGGGGTGAAGAAATCCCAGGACCATCAGGTgaggaagcaggaggaagaagggacTTGAGAGTGTTGactaggaaggaggaaggggtacAGAAGTCAGAAAGGAGCATGTGAGTAGGGTTTGTGTGACAGGAGAGATTCAGAGAGCCAGGACCTAAGGACAAGGATATCCCCATGGAAGGAAAACCTGGGGGGCAAGGAAGGAGGGTCAGAAGATGAGATCCTCAAATGAGataaaggaggagaggaaattaTTCCACTATTCCATTATTCCAATGGGAGAAATTAACTATAATGAGGAAGAGTTTCGAGGACAGGGGATGGAACAGTGGCAAAGATGAATGGGGGCAGGTGGATATCAACAaggcagaaagatggaaagatggTTTGGGAGAGGCCAATAGTCTCTGAGGTCGGAGAGAATGAGGGGAGGTTTGGGTTGCGGAGGGGCTTGGGTGACCAATGGCTGAATCCCAAAGACAGAAGCTTTATATTGGAGCCTGGTTTGTTCACTCAGCCCCCTGGGTAGACCCCCATCCCCCGCCTCCCTCCCGTGGttggaagaggagaagggaggagtcAGAGGAGGAGACAGCCCCAGGGGCTGAGGACATCTGGGTCGTGGAGACGCTGTGTGGACTCAAGATGAAGTTGAAGAGACAGCGGTTGTCTTCAGTGCTGCCTGAGCACCATGAGGTTTTCAACAGGCTGCTGGGTAAGCAGAGCACCCTCCAAtcctatcctttcttttttttccttaaaaaacaagaaacttcCAATGCCTACACTTTTCCAATGGAAAAGAATTCTCTGCTAGCTGCTGAGCTCTCTCTCCATCCTTGGAGGACCCCATATTGATCCTCATTAGGGACACTTAAAAACGACAGAGGATTAGGTGACACTTGGAGAAAGGTCTGTCTTTGGGACAAGAAACCTTGGTTCTGGTCATGCCCCTGGGACATCTCAGCTCTTAGTGGCCTTTTGAAACTAAATGCCATCATCTGTGTGAAGGGGGATGACAGGCCATCTTTGTACCCTGAGGTCACtgtcaaatgagaaaatgatggTGAATGACTCTATGGTCTCTATGGTCCCTGCAGCAGTACGTGATAATGACAGAGCACCACTGTTTACTTAAGATCTGaatccttcctctctcttggccACCCCACAAGGATACCACCATATTTTCTTAGCCAGGGAGTGGTGGTCTCTCACCTCTGCCCATCAGCCTCACCCTTGGCCACATCCTACAAGCTCCCTCAGGGGAAGCATCATTCTCCTCTTCACTCTGGAATGTTCCCACACTAACCCAGTTCTGGTTCCCAACCTAACACATGCCTTCTTCCACAGAAGATCCTGTCGTTAAAAGATTCCTGGCCTGGGACAAAAACCTGAGGGTATCTGACAAGGTATCGTCTGTCACTCTCCACTAAGATGTACTCCTGCTCGCTCCAACGTCTGTCCCGGGGCAGGCGGATGCCTTCTGAACCCtcagctctccttctctctccaaccTGATGCTGCCTACACTTCCTTCCAGGCGCCTCATGGTTTCTTGCAGGTCCTCTGGGATCTGAACCCTTGTTGTGGCTCTCTGGCTGTTATCACCTTAAGTCCCCTCTCCTCTCAGCTCCTGGGAGCTCCCCTTTGCTCCAGCTTATCAAAGACCCTCCTGAGGCTGGCTATCCTAAAGACAAGCCCCCAAAACAGCAGAGCGAGCCACCCTGGGAGCACCAGAAACTCTCCCCTTGACTTCCTGGGTTTGCAGCCAACCTTCTGATACCAAATAAGCAGGTTCAGCCGACATGTGGGAGCATGAGCACCTGCTGAGGCCTTCCACGTCCTGCCCccactcttctccctcccctagGATGTGATCCCTGTCTTATGGcttttttcctctccccatcAGTATCTCCTGTCTATGGTCATAGCTTACTTCAGCCGTGCTGGCCTCTTCTCCTGGCAGTTCCAGCGAATCCACTTCTTCCTAGCACTGTGAGTATTTTGCCTCGGCCATCAGTGCTACTCAACACCCTGTGACGATGGAGGGGAGAAGTGGGACTCTGGCCTTCATCTGTTGTTttcaaacttatttatttattttgaggggggagagccagagagggagagagagagagagaatcccaagcaggctccacgctgtgggcacagagcccatcgcggggcacaaactcacaaaccacgagatcacgacctgagccaaaatcaagagtcagatgcttaactgactgagccacccaggcgcccctcatctattttttttaaacctgtttgTAACTGATtagttttttaatctgttttttttaaactgtttattcTGTGTATGAAAACGATAGGATTATAGCATAGcgttttttatacttttctttctaaACACAAATAACCCTAACATCAGTTAAGAGACTgaagaatagaaaacataaagccatccgaaggggagagaaggaaggaagtgtaCTGCCCTGCCCCAAGCCAAGAGCGAAGCCCAAGTGACATCCATCATTGTCTTCCTCTCCGCATTCCCTGCACAAATGCTTCA
This window of the Neofelis nebulosa isolate mNeoNeb1 chromosome 18, mNeoNeb1.pri, whole genome shotgun sequence genome carries:
- the LOC131501555 gene encoding speedy protein E4-like, encoding MAGCQPCSQSEDQSPQPSCSGYPLEAVRGEEIPGPSAPWVDPHPPPPSRGWKRRREESEEETAPGAEDIWVVETLCGLKMKLKRQRLSSVLPEHHEVFNRLLEDPVVKRFLAWDKNLRVSDKYLLSMVIAYFSRAGLFSWQFQRIHFFLALYVANDMEEDNQAPKQAIFSFLYGKNRSQRPLFHKLRFQFIRSMGWKTRVSREECEEIQAFDPELWVWGRDRTLMP